The Pogona vitticeps strain Pit_001003342236 chromosome 3, PviZW2.1, whole genome shotgun sequence genome includes a window with the following:
- the LOC110076753 gene encoding organic solute transporter subunit alpha, with protein MMEEVGNNSTLDPDCSVDRPPFSKIILESLGLTGILLFAMLTLMTLAANLVFAEEVFYIYRKIPSSKRSIFIWINAAAPVIATTSCIGMWIPRSTMFTDFTAAVFFAIVIHKFLLMMIKECGGQKLFLRRFENDYFKISTGPCCCYCLCLPHIRINKRTLFLLKLGTFQFAFLRPVLMFLSIVLWTNGNYNLSDLSLTGAAIWINCFIAVLTIIALWPVGIMFQQVRALLNCKKIIPKFALYQFILILTQLQSAIINILATQRVIGCAPPLSSSARGAYINQQLLILEMFLITLFSRVVYRKRYDDLELPLSSDQET; from the exons ATGATGGAAGAAGTGGGAAATAATAGCACATTGGATCCTGACTGTTCTGTAGATCGACCTCCTTTCTCCAAAATAATATTGGAAA GCCTTGGTTTAACAGGAATATTGCTCTTTGCCATGCTAACTTTAATGACATTGGCAGCCAACCTTGTGTTTGCTGAGGAGGTTTTCTACATCTACCGCAAAATCCCATCATCTAAAAGGTCGATTTTTATTTGGATAAATGCAGCTGCACCA gTGATAGCGACTACATCATGTATTGGGATGTGGATTCCTCGCTCCACAATGTTCACAGATTTTACTGCAGCAGT TTTTTTTGCAATAGTTATCCACAAGTTCCTGCTCATGATGATTAAAGAGTGTGGAGGTCAAAAACTATTCCTCAGACGTTTTGAGAATGACTACTTCAAGATAAGCACAGGGCCTTGCTGTTGCTACTGCCTCTGCCTTCCACATATACGTATCAACAA GCGAACCCTCTTTTTACTGAAGCTGGGGACCTTCCAATTTGCTTTCCTCCGCCCTGTGCTAATGTTTCTGTCAATAGTGCTTTGGACAAATGGAAACTACAATCTTTCTGAT TTATCTCTCACTGGAGCTGCCATATGGATTAACTGCTTCATTGCAGTCCTTACAATCATTGCCCTGTGGCCAGTTGGAATTATGTTTCAACAAGTTCGGGCTCTCCTTAACTGCAAGAAGATTATTCCTAAATTTGCACTTTATCAG TTTATCCTTATTCTGACTCAGCTCCAATCAGCAATCATTAACATTCTGGCTACGCAAAGGGTAATTGGTTGTGCACCCCCACTTTCATCTTCAGCAAGAGGAGCTT ATATAAACCAGCAGCTGCTCATATTGGAAATGTTTCTCATAACTTTGTTCTCCCGAGTTGTCTACAGGAAAAGATATGATGATCTGGAGCTTCCACTCAGCTCAGACCAGGAAACCTAA